In one Nicotiana sylvestris chromosome 8, ASM39365v2, whole genome shotgun sequence genomic region, the following are encoded:
- the LOC104222821 gene encoding putative late blight resistance protein homolog R1B-16 isoform X4, with the protein MAAYVALTSLMGTLEQLQLLQSNLDLLDTHVESLNLLYEKVDSLEELLNNFDGEQTKTLHAKVRRIANEAEDEVESQMKVVMDKQHDRLHQKEALESLFEILQRGIENVDSLKEELIKHSHNNTSQAGNSSLGDSSSPRLHASTLENDMVGYNIEQENMLSQLTSGSPELEVISVTGMGGIGKSTFAKKLFSHPSILSFFDIRGWITVSENYSYRNMLLGLLIDANIGKEEDLDKKSNSDLAVCLKQSLMGRRYLIVVDDIWSKNAWDEIRLCLPDDGKRSRVLLTTRDVEVAQYASSPKDPFRMHLLDQEDSWNLFYQKAFVEKGFAIEFEDVGKEVAKNCNGLPLIIAVVAKILSGKKTLDEWKKVAESVSSLAEVDAYQQCSGVLALSYNHLPSYLKGCFLYFGLFPKASEISMEKLIRLWIAEGLLKVNGMEGLEEVAASHLNYLIDKSLVIVSKRSMDGNIMTCMIHDLVHDFCLKEADSQNLLYIVNTDIDGPLWVIPEGCRWVSQHSWGFYFRRRFPDLAYSKLRSFSVNSRTVRNVESFPFKLLRVLDLEKKMIFDFPIVILDLVLLRYLALTIRRSGILPISKLLNLQTLTVRPHPIYTSSGKMYSLPNFIWKLSQLRHLHCWCMYLDSPQMVSENEVKNLVLENIQTVSGLIPSCCTKEIFEAIKKVKKLEIAGKAKEFQSEMGWETNLKYLKELEALNVTVLPAVISDRLPCLINPGPGSFPPNLKKLTLSRTCLPWNCMNIFSKLPNLEVLELKNYAFSGDEWEITEMGFPKLKCLLLEDLYLRYWTATDDYFQCLERVCIRECRLLQEIPEGFADSVTLQLIELHKCYHPLVTFAKQIQETHEELGNNMLKVYAFDSTSESTAL; encoded by the exons atggctgcataTGTTGCATTGACTTCTTTAATGGGAACACTAGAACAACTTCAGCTTTTGCAATCAAACTTAGATCTATTGGACACTCATGTGGAAAGTTTGAATTTACTCTACGAGAAGGTTGATTCTCTGGAAGAACTTCTCAACAATTTTGATGGTGAACAAACGAAGACTTTGCACGCAAAGGTCAGACGCATAGCAAATGAAGCAGAAGATGAAGTTGAATCACAGATGAAGGTGGTAATGGACAAACAACATGACAGACTCCATCAAAAGGAAGCCCTCGAGAGTCTTTTTGAGATCTTACAACGAGGTATTGAAAATGTTGATTCCCTCAAGGAAGAGCTCATCAAGCACAGTCACAATAACACTTCGCAAGCTGGAAATTCCTCACTTGGTGATTCAAGTTCACCACGATTGCATGCTTCAACCCTTGAGAACGATATGGTGGGGTACAACATTGAACAAGAAAACATGCTGAGTCAACTCACGAGTGGCTCGCCTGAACTGGAAGTCATTTCTGTTACTGGTATGGGCGGCATTGGTAAGTCAACTTTTGCCAAAAAGTTGTTTTCTCATCCCTCAATTTTGAGCTTCTTTGACATCCGTGGATGGATTACCGTATCTGAGAACTATAGTTATAGAAATATGCTTTTAGGCCTCCTAATAGATGCTAATATTGGGAAGGAAGAAGACCTTGATAAGAAAAGCAATTCAGATTTAGCCGTTTGCTTGAAACAAAGTTTAATGGGTCGAAGGTATTTGATTGTTGTGGATGACATATGGAGCAAAAACGCTTGGGATGAGATTAGACTGTGTCTTCCAGATGATGGTAAAAGAAGTCGGGTACTGTTGACTACTCGAGACGTTGAAGTTGCTCAATATGCTAGCTCTCCGAAGGATCCTTTCAGGATGCATTTACTTGACCAAGAGGACAGTTGGAATTTGTTTTACCAAAAAGCATTTGTAGAAAAAGGTTTTGCGATTGAATTTGAGGATGTCGGAAAGGAGGTTGCCAAAAACTGCAATGGTTTACCACTTATCATTGCTGTGGTTGCCAAGATTCTCTCCGGCAAGAAGACACTGGACGAGTGGAAAAAAGTAGCTGAAAGTGTGAGCTCATTAGCAGAAGTTGATGCTTATCAACAATGCTCAGGAGTGCTTGCTTTAAGCTACAATCATCTTCCTTCTTATCTGAAAGGTTGCTTTCTGTATTTTGGACTTTTTCCAAAGGCTAGTGAAATTTCTATGGAAAAGTTGATTAGATTATGGATTGCAGAAGGGCTCCTAAAGGTAAATGGGATGGAGGGATTGGAAGAAGTGGCCGCTAGTCATTTAAATTATCTTATTGATAAAAGTCTAGTTATTGTTAGTAAGAGAAGTATGGATGGTAACATCATGACATGTATGATTCACGATCTTGTTCATGATTTCTGCTTGAAAGAAGCCGACAGCCAGAATCTTCTGTATATTGTGAATACCGATATTGATGGACCTCTATGGGTTATTCCTGAAGGCTGCAGGTGGGTGTCACAACATTCATGGGGCTTTTATTTTCGCCGTCGATTCCCTGATCTTGCTTATAGCAAATTACGTTCCTTTTCTGTCAATTCTAGAACAGTCCGTAATGTAGAAAGCTTTCCGTTCAAACTTCTTAGGGTATTGGACTTGGAGAAAAAGATGATCTTTGATTTCCCCATAGTTATACTTGACCTAGTTCTGTTAAGGTATTTGGCATTGACGATTAGGAGGTCTGGAATATTACCAATTTCTAAACTTCTGAATTTACAAACTCTCACCGTTCGTCCACATCCAATATACACTAGTTCAGGGAAAATGTACTCCTTACCAAATTTTATTTGGAAATTATCTCAGTTAAGGCATCTCCATTGTTGGTGTATGTATTTGGATTCTCCTCAGATGGTATCAGAAAATGAGGTGAAGAACTTGGTTTTGGAAAACATACAAACTGTTTCTGGGTTGATACCTTCTTGTTGCACAAAAGAAATATTTGAAGCGATTAAGAAAGTAAAAAAATTGGAAATTGCTGGTAAAGCAAAGGAATTTCAGAGCGAGATGGGATGGGAAACTAATCTTAAATATTTAAAAGAGCTCGAGGCACTAAATGTTACAGTTCTGCCTGCTGTTATTTCCGACCGGCTGCCGTGTTTAATCAATCCAGGTCCAGGTTCTTTCCCACCAAATCTCAAGAAATTGACCCTTAGCCGTACTTGTCTTCCATGGAATTGCATGAACATTTTTAGCAAGTTGCCCAATCTCGAGGTGCTTGAATTGAAAAATTATGCGTTCTCAGGCGATGAGTGGGAAATAACAGAGATGGGATTCCCTAAATTGAAGTGTTTACTCCTTGAGGATCTGTATCTTAGATATTGGACAGCCACCGATGATTATTTTCAATGCCTTGAGCGTGTCTGCATCAGAGAATGCAGACTCTTACAAGAGATCCCAGAAGGGTTTGCAGATAGTGTGACGCTGCAGCTAATTGAATTACATAAATGCTATCATCCTCTTGTCACTTTTGCCAAGCAGATCCAGGAAACGCACGAGGAATTGGGAAACAACATGCTTAAAGTTTATGCCTTTGATTCAA CTTCAGAAAGCACGGCCTTGTAA
- the LOC104222821 gene encoding putative late blight resistance protein homolog R1A-3 isoform X3, whose protein sequence is MCLKFMPLIQSNHTFQRNPRSKSDQEWCKMGIQWNLAEVQREMAAYVALTSLMGTLEQLQLLQSNLDLLDTHVESLNLLYEKVDSLEELLNNFDGEQTKTLHAKVRRIANEAEDEVESQMKVVMDKQHDRLHQKEALESLFEILQRGIENVDSLKEELIKHSHNNTSQAGNSSLGDSSSPRLHASTLENDMVGYNIEQENMLSQLTSGSPELEVISVTGMGGIGKSTFAKKLFSHPSILSFFDIRGWITVSENYSYRNMLLGLLIDANIGKEEDLDKKSNSDLAVCLKQSLMGRRYLIVVDDIWSKNAWDEIRLCLPDDGKRSRVLLTTRDVEVAQYASSPKDPFRMHLLDQEDSWNLFYQKAFVEKGFAIEFEDVGKEVAKNCNGLPLIIAVVAKILSGKKTLDEWKKVAESVSSLAEVDAYQQCSGVLALSYNHLPSYLKGCFLYFGLFPKASEISMEKLIRLWIAEGLLKVNGMEGLEEVAASHLNYLIDKSLVIVSKRSMDGNIMTCMIHDLVHDFCLKEADSQNLLYIVNTDIDGPLWVIPEGCRWVSQHSWGFYFRRRFPDLAYSKLRSFSVNSRTVRNVESFPFKLLRVLDLEKKMIFDFPIVILDLVLLRYLALTIRRSGILPISKLLNLQTLTVRPHPIYTSSGKMYSLPNFIWKLSQLRHLHCWCMYLDSPQMVSENEVKNLVLENIQTVSGLIPSCCTKEIFEAIKKVKKLEIAGKAKEFQSEMGWETNLKYLKELEALNVTVLPAVISDRLPCLINPGPGSFPPNLKKLTLSRTCLPWNCMNIFSKLPNLEVLELKNYAFSGDEWEITEMGFPKLKCLLLEDLYLRYWTATDDYFQCLERVCIRECRLLQEIPEGFADSVTLQLIELHKCYHPLVTFAKQIQETHEELGNNMLKVYAFDSTSESTAL, encoded by the exons ATGTGCTTAAAGTTTATGCCTTTGATTCAA TCAAACCATACTTTCCAAAGAAACCCTCGAAGTAAATCAGATCAAGAATGGTGTAAAATGGGAATTCAATGGAATCTTGCCG AAGTacagagagagatggctgcataTGTTGCATTGACTTCTTTAATGGGAACACTAGAACAACTTCAGCTTTTGCAATCAAACTTAGATCTATTGGACACTCATGTGGAAAGTTTGAATTTACTCTACGAGAAGGTTGATTCTCTGGAAGAACTTCTCAACAATTTTGATGGTGAACAAACGAAGACTTTGCACGCAAAGGTCAGACGCATAGCAAATGAAGCAGAAGATGAAGTTGAATCACAGATGAAGGTGGTAATGGACAAACAACATGACAGACTCCATCAAAAGGAAGCCCTCGAGAGTCTTTTTGAGATCTTACAACGAGGTATTGAAAATGTTGATTCCCTCAAGGAAGAGCTCATCAAGCACAGTCACAATAACACTTCGCAAGCTGGAAATTCCTCACTTGGTGATTCAAGTTCACCACGATTGCATGCTTCAACCCTTGAGAACGATATGGTGGGGTACAACATTGAACAAGAAAACATGCTGAGTCAACTCACGAGTGGCTCGCCTGAACTGGAAGTCATTTCTGTTACTGGTATGGGCGGCATTGGTAAGTCAACTTTTGCCAAAAAGTTGTTTTCTCATCCCTCAATTTTGAGCTTCTTTGACATCCGTGGATGGATTACCGTATCTGAGAACTATAGTTATAGAAATATGCTTTTAGGCCTCCTAATAGATGCTAATATTGGGAAGGAAGAAGACCTTGATAAGAAAAGCAATTCAGATTTAGCCGTTTGCTTGAAACAAAGTTTAATGGGTCGAAGGTATTTGATTGTTGTGGATGACATATGGAGCAAAAACGCTTGGGATGAGATTAGACTGTGTCTTCCAGATGATGGTAAAAGAAGTCGGGTACTGTTGACTACTCGAGACGTTGAAGTTGCTCAATATGCTAGCTCTCCGAAGGATCCTTTCAGGATGCATTTACTTGACCAAGAGGACAGTTGGAATTTGTTTTACCAAAAAGCATTTGTAGAAAAAGGTTTTGCGATTGAATTTGAGGATGTCGGAAAGGAGGTTGCCAAAAACTGCAATGGTTTACCACTTATCATTGCTGTGGTTGCCAAGATTCTCTCCGGCAAGAAGACACTGGACGAGTGGAAAAAAGTAGCTGAAAGTGTGAGCTCATTAGCAGAAGTTGATGCTTATCAACAATGCTCAGGAGTGCTTGCTTTAAGCTACAATCATCTTCCTTCTTATCTGAAAGGTTGCTTTCTGTATTTTGGACTTTTTCCAAAGGCTAGTGAAATTTCTATGGAAAAGTTGATTAGATTATGGATTGCAGAAGGGCTCCTAAAGGTAAATGGGATGGAGGGATTGGAAGAAGTGGCCGCTAGTCATTTAAATTATCTTATTGATAAAAGTCTAGTTATTGTTAGTAAGAGAAGTATGGATGGTAACATCATGACATGTATGATTCACGATCTTGTTCATGATTTCTGCTTGAAAGAAGCCGACAGCCAGAATCTTCTGTATATTGTGAATACCGATATTGATGGACCTCTATGGGTTATTCCTGAAGGCTGCAGGTGGGTGTCACAACATTCATGGGGCTTTTATTTTCGCCGTCGATTCCCTGATCTTGCTTATAGCAAATTACGTTCCTTTTCTGTCAATTCTAGAACAGTCCGTAATGTAGAAAGCTTTCCGTTCAAACTTCTTAGGGTATTGGACTTGGAGAAAAAGATGATCTTTGATTTCCCCATAGTTATACTTGACCTAGTTCTGTTAAGGTATTTGGCATTGACGATTAGGAGGTCTGGAATATTACCAATTTCTAAACTTCTGAATTTACAAACTCTCACCGTTCGTCCACATCCAATATACACTAGTTCAGGGAAAATGTACTCCTTACCAAATTTTATTTGGAAATTATCTCAGTTAAGGCATCTCCATTGTTGGTGTATGTATTTGGATTCTCCTCAGATGGTATCAGAAAATGAGGTGAAGAACTTGGTTTTGGAAAACATACAAACTGTTTCTGGGTTGATACCTTCTTGTTGCACAAAAGAAATATTTGAAGCGATTAAGAAAGTAAAAAAATTGGAAATTGCTGGTAAAGCAAAGGAATTTCAGAGCGAGATGGGATGGGAAACTAATCTTAAATATTTAAAAGAGCTCGAGGCACTAAATGTTACAGTTCTGCCTGCTGTTATTTCCGACCGGCTGCCGTGTTTAATCAATCCAGGTCCAGGTTCTTTCCCACCAAATCTCAAGAAATTGACCCTTAGCCGTACTTGTCTTCCATGGAATTGCATGAACATTTTTAGCAAGTTGCCCAATCTCGAGGTGCTTGAATTGAAAAATTATGCGTTCTCAGGCGATGAGTGGGAAATAACAGAGATGGGATTCCCTAAATTGAAGTGTTTACTCCTTGAGGATCTGTATCTTAGATATTGGACAGCCACCGATGATTATTTTCAATGCCTTGAGCGTGTCTGCATCAGAGAATGCAGACTCTTACAAGAGATCCCAGAAGGGTTTGCAGATAGTGTGACGCTGCAGCTAATTGAATTACATAAATGCTATCATCCTCTTGTCACTTTTGCCAAGCAGATCCAGGAAACGCACGAGGAATTGGGAAACAACATGCTTAAAGTTTATGCCTTTGATTCAA CTTCAGAAAGCACGGCCTTGTAA
- the LOC104222821 gene encoding putative late blight resistance protein homolog R1A-3 isoform X1 produces MFCCLVPNVFLYFHLKPNHKGVQFHLLIQLLHLFQSNHTFQRNPRSKSDQEWCKMGIQWNLAEVQREMAAYVALTSLMGTLEQLQLLQSNLDLLDTHVESLNLLYEKVDSLEELLNNFDGEQTKTLHAKVRRIANEAEDEVESQMKVVMDKQHDRLHQKEALESLFEILQRGIENVDSLKEELIKHSHNNTSQAGNSSLGDSSSPRLHASTLENDMVGYNIEQENMLSQLTSGSPELEVISVTGMGGIGKSTFAKKLFSHPSILSFFDIRGWITVSENYSYRNMLLGLLIDANIGKEEDLDKKSNSDLAVCLKQSLMGRRYLIVVDDIWSKNAWDEIRLCLPDDGKRSRVLLTTRDVEVAQYASSPKDPFRMHLLDQEDSWNLFYQKAFVEKGFAIEFEDVGKEVAKNCNGLPLIIAVVAKILSGKKTLDEWKKVAESVSSLAEVDAYQQCSGVLALSYNHLPSYLKGCFLYFGLFPKASEISMEKLIRLWIAEGLLKVNGMEGLEEVAASHLNYLIDKSLVIVSKRSMDGNIMTCMIHDLVHDFCLKEADSQNLLYIVNTDIDGPLWVIPEGCRWVSQHSWGFYFRRRFPDLAYSKLRSFSVNSRTVRNVESFPFKLLRVLDLEKKMIFDFPIVILDLVLLRYLALTIRRSGILPISKLLNLQTLTVRPHPIYTSSGKMYSLPNFIWKLSQLRHLHCWCMYLDSPQMVSENEVKNLVLENIQTVSGLIPSCCTKEIFEAIKKVKKLEIAGKAKEFQSEMGWETNLKYLKELEALNVTVLPAVISDRLPCLINPGPGSFPPNLKKLTLSRTCLPWNCMNIFSKLPNLEVLELKNYAFSGDEWEITEMGFPKLKCLLLEDLYLRYWTATDDYFQCLERVCIRECRLLQEIPEGFADSVTLQLIELHKCYHPLVTFAKQIQETHEELGNNMLKVYAFDSTSESTAL; encoded by the exons ATGTTTTGTTGTTTGGTCCCCAATGTTTTTCTCTATTTTCATTTAAAGCCAAACCATAAAGGGGTCCAATTCCATTTACTGATACAACTACTTCATTTATTCCAGTCAAACCATACTTTCCAAAGAAACCCTCGAAGTAAATCAGATCAAGAATGGTGTAAAATGGGAATTCAATGGAATCTTGCCG AAGTacagagagagatggctgcataTGTTGCATTGACTTCTTTAATGGGAACACTAGAACAACTTCAGCTTTTGCAATCAAACTTAGATCTATTGGACACTCATGTGGAAAGTTTGAATTTACTCTACGAGAAGGTTGATTCTCTGGAAGAACTTCTCAACAATTTTGATGGTGAACAAACGAAGACTTTGCACGCAAAGGTCAGACGCATAGCAAATGAAGCAGAAGATGAAGTTGAATCACAGATGAAGGTGGTAATGGACAAACAACATGACAGACTCCATCAAAAGGAAGCCCTCGAGAGTCTTTTTGAGATCTTACAACGAGGTATTGAAAATGTTGATTCCCTCAAGGAAGAGCTCATCAAGCACAGTCACAATAACACTTCGCAAGCTGGAAATTCCTCACTTGGTGATTCAAGTTCACCACGATTGCATGCTTCAACCCTTGAGAACGATATGGTGGGGTACAACATTGAACAAGAAAACATGCTGAGTCAACTCACGAGTGGCTCGCCTGAACTGGAAGTCATTTCTGTTACTGGTATGGGCGGCATTGGTAAGTCAACTTTTGCCAAAAAGTTGTTTTCTCATCCCTCAATTTTGAGCTTCTTTGACATCCGTGGATGGATTACCGTATCTGAGAACTATAGTTATAGAAATATGCTTTTAGGCCTCCTAATAGATGCTAATATTGGGAAGGAAGAAGACCTTGATAAGAAAAGCAATTCAGATTTAGCCGTTTGCTTGAAACAAAGTTTAATGGGTCGAAGGTATTTGATTGTTGTGGATGACATATGGAGCAAAAACGCTTGGGATGAGATTAGACTGTGTCTTCCAGATGATGGTAAAAGAAGTCGGGTACTGTTGACTACTCGAGACGTTGAAGTTGCTCAATATGCTAGCTCTCCGAAGGATCCTTTCAGGATGCATTTACTTGACCAAGAGGACAGTTGGAATTTGTTTTACCAAAAAGCATTTGTAGAAAAAGGTTTTGCGATTGAATTTGAGGATGTCGGAAAGGAGGTTGCCAAAAACTGCAATGGTTTACCACTTATCATTGCTGTGGTTGCCAAGATTCTCTCCGGCAAGAAGACACTGGACGAGTGGAAAAAAGTAGCTGAAAGTGTGAGCTCATTAGCAGAAGTTGATGCTTATCAACAATGCTCAGGAGTGCTTGCTTTAAGCTACAATCATCTTCCTTCTTATCTGAAAGGTTGCTTTCTGTATTTTGGACTTTTTCCAAAGGCTAGTGAAATTTCTATGGAAAAGTTGATTAGATTATGGATTGCAGAAGGGCTCCTAAAGGTAAATGGGATGGAGGGATTGGAAGAAGTGGCCGCTAGTCATTTAAATTATCTTATTGATAAAAGTCTAGTTATTGTTAGTAAGAGAAGTATGGATGGTAACATCATGACATGTATGATTCACGATCTTGTTCATGATTTCTGCTTGAAAGAAGCCGACAGCCAGAATCTTCTGTATATTGTGAATACCGATATTGATGGACCTCTATGGGTTATTCCTGAAGGCTGCAGGTGGGTGTCACAACATTCATGGGGCTTTTATTTTCGCCGTCGATTCCCTGATCTTGCTTATAGCAAATTACGTTCCTTTTCTGTCAATTCTAGAACAGTCCGTAATGTAGAAAGCTTTCCGTTCAAACTTCTTAGGGTATTGGACTTGGAGAAAAAGATGATCTTTGATTTCCCCATAGTTATACTTGACCTAGTTCTGTTAAGGTATTTGGCATTGACGATTAGGAGGTCTGGAATATTACCAATTTCTAAACTTCTGAATTTACAAACTCTCACCGTTCGTCCACATCCAATATACACTAGTTCAGGGAAAATGTACTCCTTACCAAATTTTATTTGGAAATTATCTCAGTTAAGGCATCTCCATTGTTGGTGTATGTATTTGGATTCTCCTCAGATGGTATCAGAAAATGAGGTGAAGAACTTGGTTTTGGAAAACATACAAACTGTTTCTGGGTTGATACCTTCTTGTTGCACAAAAGAAATATTTGAAGCGATTAAGAAAGTAAAAAAATTGGAAATTGCTGGTAAAGCAAAGGAATTTCAGAGCGAGATGGGATGGGAAACTAATCTTAAATATTTAAAAGAGCTCGAGGCACTAAATGTTACAGTTCTGCCTGCTGTTATTTCCGACCGGCTGCCGTGTTTAATCAATCCAGGTCCAGGTTCTTTCCCACCAAATCTCAAGAAATTGACCCTTAGCCGTACTTGTCTTCCATGGAATTGCATGAACATTTTTAGCAAGTTGCCCAATCTCGAGGTGCTTGAATTGAAAAATTATGCGTTCTCAGGCGATGAGTGGGAAATAACAGAGATGGGATTCCCTAAATTGAAGTGTTTACTCCTTGAGGATCTGTATCTTAGATATTGGACAGCCACCGATGATTATTTTCAATGCCTTGAGCGTGTCTGCATCAGAGAATGCAGACTCTTACAAGAGATCCCAGAAGGGTTTGCAGATAGTGTGACGCTGCAGCTAATTGAATTACATAAATGCTATCATCCTCTTGTCACTTTTGCCAAGCAGATCCAGGAAACGCACGAGGAATTGGGAAACAACATGCTTAAAGTTTATGCCTTTGATTCAA CTTCAGAAAGCACGGCCTTGTAA